A genomic region of Negativicutes bacterium contains the following coding sequences:
- a CDS encoding homoserine kinase translates to MSKTIKVRVPGTSANCGPGFDSIGLACSIYNDLELTLSSKEELIIEIFGEGSNYIPRDERNIIWLAIKKLLQLANAPYKGAHIKMYNNIPLARGLGSSAAAIVSGLMAANAAIGNVFDKNKLLQIATEIEGHPDNVAPALFGGITLSIENDGDAKCLSFLPPKPLKLVVAVPEFNLSTKLSRKVLPAKVSLQDAVFNVSRTAFLVGSLMQGNFENLQEALQDKIHQPYRMELIPGMAEVFDSALNNGALGAALSGAGPCLIAFVETNEEKIGQAMVETFNKHKVKSSYLILDIDTKGAYIL, encoded by the coding sequence ATGTCAAAAACAATTAAAGTTAGAGTTCCAGGAACTTCTGCAAATTGTGGTCCAGGATTTGATTCAATTGGACTTGCTTGCAGTATTTATAATGATTTAGAATTAACTCTGTCCTCCAAAGAAGAACTTATTATTGAAATTTTCGGCGAAGGTAGTAATTACATTCCCCGTGATGAACGAAATATAATTTGGTTGGCAATAAAAAAATTATTGCAGCTTGCTAATGCTCCTTACAAAGGTGCTCATATTAAGATGTACAATAATATTCCACTAGCACGAGGCTTGGGAAGCAGTGCCGCTGCTATTGTCTCTGGCTTGATGGCTGCCAATGCAGCTATCGGCAATGTCTTTGATAAAAATAAATTATTACAAATTGCCACTGAAATAGAAGGTCATCCTGATAATGTTGCACCTGCTTTATTTGGTGGAATTACACTCAGTATTGAAAATGACGGTGATGCCAAATGCTTGTCTTTTTTACCACCGAAGCCATTAAAACTAGTGGTTGCAGTACCGGAGTTTAATTTATCAACAAAGCTATCACGAAAGGTTTTACCAGCTAAAGTTAGTTTGCAAGATGCAGTCTTTAATGTTAGTCGAACTGCTTTTTTAGTAGGTTCATTGATGCAAGGTAACTTTGAAAACTTACAAGAAGCATTGCAAGATAAAATCCATCAGCCTTATCGAATGGAATTGATTCCAGGAATGGCTGAAGTTTTTGACAGTGCCTTAAATAATGGTGCTTTAGGCGCAGCACTAAGTGGGGCTGGTCCTTGCCTAATTGCTTTTGTCGAAACAAACGAAGAAAAAATTGGACAAGCAATGGTTGAAACATTTAATAAACATAAAGTAAAATCCTCCTATTTAATCTTAGATATTGATACTAAAGGAGCTTATATTTTATAA
- a CDS encoding homoserine dehydrogenase gives MSKTINIALLGLGTVGQGIVNVLKENNHEISQKVGFPINIKTVLVRNIEKAKAFDANLNLTTDFSDIINDAEINIVVEVMGGENPARQYMLQALQAKKHVITANKDVVALHGREMFEAATAHKVDFMFEASVGGGIPIIRPLKQCLTANKITEVMGIVNGTTNYMLTKMSNEGMDYNQVLKEAQEKGYAESDPTADVGGLDAARKLAILSSIAFNTKVSLNDVYVEGITKITPDDIKYAKELGYVVKLLAIAKDNVDNGIEVRVHPAFISNKHPLSSVNDVFNAIYINGNAVGEAMFYGRGAGSLPTASAVVADVIDVARNIVHDMSGRILCTCFEDKKIASIDESISSYYIRLLVKDEPGVLALIAGAFGDQKVSLGSVIQKQKLNNQAELVLLTGAISDVNIQKALTNIKSLNVVTEVYNVIRVEE, from the coding sequence ATGAGTAAAACTATTAACATCGCTTTATTAGGACTAGGGACAGTTGGCCAAGGAATTGTTAATGTTTTAAAAGAAAACAATCACGAAATCTCACAAAAGGTAGGATTTCCGATTAACATAAAAACAGTATTAGTTCGTAATATTGAAAAAGCTAAGGCGTTTGATGCGAACTTAAACTTAACGACTGATTTTTCAGATATTATCAATGATGCTGAAATAAATATTGTTGTAGAAGTAATGGGGGGCGAAAACCCAGCACGACAATATATGCTCCAAGCACTACAAGCAAAAAAACATGTTATTACCGCTAATAAAGATGTTGTCGCTCTACATGGTAGAGAAATGTTTGAAGCTGCCACTGCTCATAAAGTTGACTTTATGTTTGAGGCCAGTGTTGGTGGAGGAATTCCGATTATTAGACCGTTGAAGCAATGTCTAACGGCTAATAAAATTACCGAAGTAATGGGTATCGTTAACGGTACTACTAATTATATGCTTACTAAAATGAGCAATGAAGGTATGGATTATAATCAGGTTTTAAAAGAAGCACAAGAAAAAGGCTATGCTGAATCAGATCCAACAGCTGATGTGGGCGGACTAGATGCGGCTAGAAAATTAGCAATATTATCATCAATTGCTTTTAATACCAAGGTATCTTTAAATGATGTTTACGTGGAAGGTATTACCAAAATAACACCTGATGATATCAAATATGCTAAAGAATTAGGTTATGTTGTAAAATTATTAGCAATTGCTAAAGACAATGTCGATAACGGTATTGAAGTTCGAGTTCATCCGGCTTTTATCAGTAATAAGCATCCACTATCTTCTGTTAACGATGTATTCAATGCTATTTATATTAATGGGAATGCCGTTGGTGAAGCAATGTTTTATGGTCGTGGCGCCGGTTCATTACCAACTGCTAGTGCCGTTGTAGCTGATGTAATTGATGTTGCTCGTAACATTGTTCATGATATGAGCGGTAGAATTCTCTGCACCTGTTTTGAAGATAAAAAAATTGCCTCAATTGATGAATCGATTTCTTCTTATTATATTAGACTTTTAGTAAAAGACGAACCAGGCGTATTAGCCTTAATCGCCGGAGCTTTTGGTGATCAAAAAGTTAGTTTAGGTTCAGTTATTCAAAAACAAAAACTAAATAATCAAGCTGAGTTAGTACTTTTAACTGGTGCGATTAGTGATGTCAATATTCAAAAAGCACTTACTAATATTAAATCCTTAAACGTTGTGACTGAAGTTTATAATGTAATAAGGGTTGAAGAATAA
- a CDS encoding ACT domain-containing protein, whose translation MHKEQSGFYLVREEILPEAIKKTIKVKDMLKRGEAKTINEAVEKMELSRSAYYKYKDYVFPFYEASRDKIVTLAVLLEHKSGVLSRVLNTISADCGSILTINQGIPLQGVANATISIETAKLAIDLEALLDKLRMVEGVKRLEVLGQSIMP comes from the coding sequence ATGCATAAAGAACAATCGGGTTTTTATCTGGTTAGAGAAGAAATATTACCTGAAGCTATAAAGAAAACTATAAAAGTTAAAGATATGTTAAAACGAGGCGAGGCAAAAACAATTAATGAGGCTGTAGAAAAAATGGAACTAAGCAGAAGTGCTTATTATAAATACAAAGATTATGTATTCCCATTTTATGAAGCCAGTCGTGATAAAATTGTTACACTTGCAGTATTATTAGAGCATAAATCAGGAGTTTTATCACGTGTTTTAAATACAATTTCCGCTGATTGTGGTAGTATTCTCACCATTAATCAAGGAATACCGCTTCAAGGGGTTGCTAATGCGACAATATCGATTGAAACAGCAAAATTGGCAATTGACTTAGAAGCATTATTAGATAAATTGCGCATGGTTGAAGGTGTAAAGCGCCTAGAAGTATTAGGCCAAAGCATTATGCCATAA
- a CDS encoding ribulose-phosphate 3-epimerase codes for MIKVAPSILSADFSKLGEEIIKIDQAGADMIHIDVMDGHFVPNLTLGAPIVKALRTVTKLPFDVHLMINNPENLIDDFIAAGADIITIHIEAANHLHRLVQKVKSSGVKVAVSLNPATPLNTLEEILPELDMVLLMSVNPGFGGQSFIPATLNKIARLKEMIDAKKLKIDIQVDGGINLETAPKVIKHGANILVAGSAVYGSNDIKGTIAQLKQQ; via the coding sequence ATGATAAAAGTAGCTCCCTCAATTTTATCCGCAGATTTTTCAAAATTAGGCGAAGAGATAATAAAAATAGATCAGGCTGGTGCTGATATGATTCACATAGATGTTATGGATGGACATTTTGTGCCAAACTTAACTTTAGGTGCACCAATAGTTAAAGCGTTAAGAACGGTAACAAAGTTACCCTTTGATGTTCACTTAATGATTAATAACCCCGAGAACTTGATTGATGATTTTATAGCAGCTGGCGCTGATATTATCACTATTCATATTGAGGCGGCCAACCATTTACATCGTCTAGTACAAAAGGTTAAAAGTAGTGGGGTTAAAGTAGCCGTCTCATTAAATCCTGCCACGCCATTAAATACTTTAGAAGAAATTTTACCAGAGTTAGATATGGTTTTATTGATGAGTGTAAATCCTGGTTTTGGGGGACAATCTTTTATTCCGGCAACTTTAAATAAAATTGCCAGACTAAAAGAAATGATTGATGCAAAAAAACTTAAGATTGATATTCAAGTTGATGGTGGTATTAATTTAGAGACTGCCCCCAAAGTCATCAAGCATGGTGCTAATATTTTAGTAGCCGGTTCGGCAGTATATGGTTCTAATGATATAAAAGGTACTATTGCCCAATTAAAACAACAATAA
- the rsgA gene encoding ribosome small subunit-dependent GTPase A yields MTGIIIKAYNGYYYVKEGNKLIACKLRGRLKKNRFSLGVGDKVDYTILEDDNGIIEEILPRTTLLERPLVANVDQVILTFAAINPNINFNLLDKFLILAEKSALDIIICINKVDLVDTAQLQQKLSVYYNIGYNIIMVSAESCYNIENLRANLKNKISVFAGPSGVGKSSILNAISPTLKLTTGGLSEKIARGKHTTRYAELLTLDENSFVVDTPGFSFTEFEHILETELPYYFPEFTQFIGQCKFNTCIHDKEPNCAIKKAVEEKIITIDRYNSYLQILSEILKAKKVY; encoded by the coding sequence ATGACAGGAATAATAATAAAAGCTTATAATGGCTATTATTATGTAAAAGAGGGTAATAAATTAATAGCTTGTAAGTTGCGTGGAAGATTAAAAAAGAACCGATTTTCCTTAGGCGTTGGAGATAAAGTGGACTATACTATATTAGAAGATGACAATGGTATTATCGAAGAAATATTACCACGAACAACTTTACTCGAACGCCCCTTAGTCGCAAACGTTGATCAAGTCATTCTAACGTTTGCCGCCATTAATCCTAATATTAACTTTAATTTGTTAGACAAATTTTTAATATTAGCCGAAAAATCAGCCTTAGACATTATAATTTGTATTAACAAAGTTGATTTAGTTGATACTGCGCAATTACAACAAAAGCTTTCCGTGTATTATAATATTGGTTATAATATCATAATGGTATCAGCTGAAAGTTGTTATAATATTGAAAACCTAAGAGCTAATTTAAAAAATAAAATATCAGTTTTTGCCGGTCCTTCCGGTGTCGGAAAGTCTTCAATTTTAAATGCAATTAGTCCAACACTAAAATTAACAACGGGTGGACTTAGTGAAAAAATAGCTCGTGGGAAACATACTACTAGGTATGCAGAATTATTAACGTTGGACGAAAATTCCTTTGTAGTAGATACACCGGGGTTTAGTTTTACAGAATTTGAACATATCTTAGAAACTGAATTGCCATATTATTTTCCAGAATTTACTCAGTTCATTGGACAATGTAAATTTAACACTTGTATTCACGATAAAGAGCCAAATTGTGCGATCAAAAAGGCTGTTGAAGAAAAAATAATAACCATTGATCGCTATAATTCTTATCTGCAAATTCTCAGTGAAATATTAAAAGCAAAGAAGGTTTATTAA
- the pknB gene encoding Stk1 family PASTA domain-containing Ser/Thr kinase has protein sequence MLNRILDNRYTVLEHIGGGGTADVYRAHDKLLDRFVAIKMLHPQFVNDSDFKTRFKYEAQAAAKLSHPNIVNIYDVGSDGDKNYIVMEFVSGETLKEKIMREGILNIADALKITTDIAEALEHAHQNNLVHCDIKPHNILLTTTGRVKVTDFGIAKAITSTTMNHGNTVLGSVHYFSPEQARGISVSAKSDIYSLGVLLYEMLTGTVPFKGETPVSIALKHLQDEPIPVRKHNELIPPMAEAIVSKAMEKNPEDRYDNISAMIKDLNLVQNYFNSRYNKPIAEDEFATQIIPIQKQIQEEKNTAFDFKKFYHKNRTKVILMLVLLLSVGFFIGSFLAYGKFWSNAEVNVPSVVGMQLTSAKTMLEDANLRVNVAETFDPKVPVGSVVSQYPEAGSIVKEQRLVTIYISKGGEMVTMPDIRGLTLKIAQGKLGELGLKIGKVDEEFSDQPAETILSQNPKASGQVAKGSAIDIVISKGVNNKVKLADFRGNKLEAVTKQLESLKLKVGNITEVNDNNSANGTILGQNPAPGTEVDENSNIDFTIAKNSQQKTAMGVITYTIPEGAAKQAVQIVVTDNDGRHIIYENIHKPGDKIQKPIELNGQTRAQLYLNGSLVLEKIL, from the coding sequence ATGTTAAATCGTATCCTTGATAATCGCTATACAGTGTTAGAGCATATTGGTGGTGGTGGCACTGCTGATGTTTATCGTGCTCATGATAAATTATTAGATCGCTTTGTAGCGATTAAAATGTTACATCCGCAATTTGTAAATGATAGTGACTTTAAAACTCGTTTTAAGTATGAAGCACAAGCTGCTGCAAAATTGTCACATCCTAATATTGTTAATATCTATGATGTTGGTAGTGATGGGGATAAAAATTATATTGTAATGGAGTTTGTTTCAGGTGAAACTTTAAAGGAAAAAATAATGCGTGAAGGCATTTTAAATATTGCTGATGCTCTTAAAATTACTACTGATATCGCAGAGGCATTAGAACATGCTCATCAAAATAATCTTGTGCATTGTGATATAAAACCACATAATATTCTCTTAACAACTACCGGGAGAGTTAAAGTAACTGATTTTGGGATTGCTAAGGCCATAACTTCGACAACGATGAACCACGGAAATACAGTCTTAGGTTCGGTTCATTATTTCTCACCGGAGCAAGCACGCGGGATTTCTGTAAGTGCCAAATCCGATATCTATTCACTAGGGGTTTTATTGTATGAAATGTTAACTGGTACTGTTCCGTTTAAAGGTGAAACACCAGTCAGTATTGCTCTAAAGCACTTACAAGATGAACCAATACCAGTGCGTAAACATAATGAATTAATACCACCGATGGCTGAAGCAATTGTTAGTAAGGCTATGGAAAAAAATCCAGAAGATCGCTATGACAATATATCAGCTATGATCAAAGATTTAAATTTAGTACAAAATTACTTTAATAGTCGTTATAATAAACCCATTGCTGAGGATGAATTTGCAACTCAAATTATTCCAATTCAAAAACAAATTCAAGAAGAAAAAAATACAGCCTTTGATTTTAAGAAATTTTATCATAAAAATCGTACAAAAGTTATTTTAATGCTAGTCTTATTATTATCCGTAGGCTTCTTTATTGGATCATTTTTAGCTTACGGGAAGTTTTGGAGCAATGCTGAGGTAAATGTTCCAAGTGTTGTAGGCATGCAACTTACTTCGGCAAAAACAATGCTGGAGGATGCTAATTTAAGAGTAAATGTCGCTGAAACTTTCGATCCTAAGGTTCCGGTAGGTTCTGTAGTTTCACAATATCCGGAAGCGGGCTCCATTGTAAAAGAGCAACGCTTAGTAACCATTTATATTAGTAAAGGTGGAGAAATGGTTACTATGCCTGATATCAGAGGCTTAACTTTAAAAATAGCACAAGGAAAATTAGGGGAGCTTGGTCTGAAAATTGGAAAAGTTGACGAAGAATTTTCTGATCAACCGGCTGAAACTATTTTAAGTCAAAATCCTAAAGCTTCCGGTCAAGTTGCCAAGGGTTCAGCTATTGATATTGTTATTAGTAAAGGTGTTAATAATAAAGTGAAGTTAGCTGATTTTAGAGGAAATAAACTAGAAGCAGTAACCAAACAATTAGAAAGTTTAAAACTAAAGGTTGGCAATATTACAGAAGTCAATGACAATAACTCAGCAAATGGTACTATTTTAGGGCAAAATCCTGCGCCAGGAACTGAAGTAGATGAAAATTCAAATATTGACTTTACAATTGCTAAAAACAGTCAGCAAAAAACAGCAATGGGAGTAATTACTTATACCATTCCGGAAGGTGCAGCCAAACAAGCTGTACAAATTGTTGTAACTGATAATGATGGTCGCCATATTATTTATGAAAATATTCATAAGCCTGGTGATAAAATTCAAAAACCGATTGAATTAAATGGGCAAACTAGAGCTCAATTATATCTTAATGGCTCGCTAGTTTTAGAAAAGATACTATGA
- a CDS encoding Stp1/IreP family PP2C-type Ser/Thr phosphatase, producing MLAFAKSDIGLVRPINEDSFACISPDFYVVADGMGGHLAGEIASQLAVETIKKIILHNETDSTDFTQLLKHAINTANKEILAKATINDSYNGMGTTVTSVLIKNETVFWGHIGDSRLYLIRNKTLTQLTNDHSLVWELLEQGSINKEEAQNHPQKNVLTRAVGIEETINIETGSLKLFPDDMLLLCTDGLTNMVSTEQLLEAILNEQNLKLVLDSLFETALKAGGTDNITAILVRY from the coding sequence TTGCTAGCATTCGCCAAAAGTGATATTGGCTTAGTTAGACCAATCAATGAAGATAGTTTTGCCTGTATCTCACCTGATTTTTACGTGGTAGCCGATGGCATGGGTGGGCATTTAGCAGGTGAAATTGCTAGCCAATTAGCTGTTGAAACAATTAAAAAAATAATTTTACACAATGAAACTGACAGTACTGATTTTACACAATTATTGAAGCATGCTATTAATACCGCCAACAAAGAAATTTTAGCGAAAGCAACTATTAATGACTCCTATAATGGAATGGGAACTACGGTTACCAGCGTACTGATTAAAAATGAAACAGTCTTTTGGGGACATATTGGTGACAGCAGGTTATATTTAATCCGCAATAAAACATTAACGCAATTAACTAACGATCATTCGTTGGTCTGGGAGTTATTAGAACAAGGGTCTATCAATAAAGAAGAAGCACAAAATCATCCTCAAAAGAACGTTTTGACTAGAGCTGTCGGAATTGAAGAAACGATTAATATTGAAACCGGCTCTTTAAAACTATTTCCTGATGATATGTTATTACTATGTACTGATGGCTTAACTAATATGGTTAGTACAGAACAATTATTGGAAGCAATATTGAATGAACAGAATTTAAAGTTAGTACTTGATTCTTTATTTGAAACAGCCTTAAAGGCTGGTGGGACCGATAATATAACTGCAATTTTAGTAAGATATTAA
- a CDS encoding FHA domain-containing protein encodes MLNKLKSLLQNKVKHKNKLYQEAYIESSTDITAQTIIVADDQFKTLVFSKDNITATKSITVKKTASLSIIEGDDQGFKLSIGSSRINIGRRKTNELPLKDINSSRLHAYILFQNSKHVLFDASSLNGTFLNEEKITEVALNHGDIFKIGNTRILYETVCI; translated from the coding sequence ATGTTAAATAAGCTTAAGTCTTTGTTGCAAAATAAGGTAAAGCATAAAAACAAACTATATCAAGAGGCTTATATAGAAAGTAGCACTGACATTACTGCACAAACAATCATCGTAGCAGATGATCAATTTAAAACGTTAGTCTTTTCAAAAGATAATATAACGGCCACAAAATCCATTACCGTAAAAAAAACAGCCTCGTTGTCTATCATAGAAGGTGATGACCAAGGTTTTAAATTAAGTATAGGATCAAGCCGAATTAATATTGGCAGAAGAAAAACTAATGAATTGCCACTAAAGGATATTAACAGTTCAAGACTACATGCTTATATTTTATTTCAAAATAGTAAACATGTCTTGTTTGATGCCTCCAGTTTAAATGGAACTTTTCTTAATGAAGAAAAAATTACTGAAGTAGCTTTAAACCATGGCGATATTTTTAAAATTGGCAATACCAGAATATTATATGAAACAGTATGTATATAG
- the rlmN gene encoding 23S rRNA (adenine(2503)-C(2))-methyltransferase RlmN translates to MTNIFGYTLQELESFCKENSIEKYRAKQIIKWLYQDQLEDFTAMTNLPLNLRTKLTELCVIDKPILKEQLVSKDKKTIKFLFMYSDGNTVETVLMRQSYGNSVCVSSQVGCGMNCTFCASAVNGLTRNLTVGELLAQVLYINKLLQDNYAERINSIVIMGSGEPMANYDNVLNFIKLCHESYTLNLSYRSITLSTAGLIPYIEKLATEELPITLSISLHAPNDDIRTMLMPINTTYSIQPLILAAKNYVAKTNRRITFEYILIKDLNDQINHAKELAVLLRGILANVNIIPINPVSEKGYQRPANQHIKLFVDTLEQNHINVTIRREMGVDIQAACGQLRNKHLLK, encoded by the coding sequence ATGACAAATATATTTGGTTATACTTTGCAGGAACTCGAAAGTTTTTGCAAAGAAAATAGTATTGAAAAATATCGTGCTAAGCAAATTATAAAATGGTTATATCAAGACCAACTGGAAGATTTTACAGCAATGACTAATCTACCATTAAATCTTCGCACAAAACTAACTGAACTGTGTGTTATTGATAAACCAATTTTAAAAGAACAATTAGTTTCTAAAGATAAAAAAACAATTAAATTTTTATTTATGTACAGTGATGGCAATACTGTTGAGACAGTGTTAATGCGTCAATCCTACGGCAATAGTGTTTGTGTATCTTCTCAAGTTGGCTGTGGAATGAACTGTACCTTTTGTGCTTCTGCGGTTAATGGATTAACACGCAATTTAACAGTAGGAGAATTATTAGCACAAGTTTTATATATTAATAAGTTATTGCAAGATAACTATGCTGAAAGAATAAATTCAATTGTAATTATGGGTTCTGGTGAACCGATGGCTAATTACGATAATGTTTTAAATTTTATTAAATTGTGTCATGAAAGTTACACACTAAATTTAAGTTATCGTAGCATTACTTTATCAACAGCTGGTTTAATTCCTTATATTGAAAAGTTGGCCACTGAAGAATTGCCCATTACTTTATCAATCTCATTACATGCACCAAATGATGATATAAGAACAATGTTAATGCCTATCAATACAACTTATTCAATTCAGCCTTTGATTTTAGCAGCTAAAAATTATGTAGCAAAAACTAATCGACGCATAACTTTTGAATATATTCTAATAAAAGATTTAAACGATCAAATAAACCATGCCAAAGAATTAGCAGTATTATTAAGGGGGATTTTAGCAAACGTTAACATCATTCCGATTAATCCTGTTAGTGAAAAAGGCTATCAGCGACCAGCGAATCAGCACATAAAGTTATTTGTTGATACTTTAGAACAAAATCATATTAACGTTACGATTCGAAGAGAAATGGGTGTTGATATTCAAGCAGCTTGTGGGCAACTTCGCAATAAACATCTATTAAAATAA
- the rsmB gene encoding 16S rRNA (cytosine(967)-C(5))-methyltransferase RsmB, which produces MNPREIALKIINDVNTNSAYANISLDREIKKHELVSDQDRRFITELVYGTVKAGKTIDWILGKYLSRPLKKVSPIIQDILRMGIYQIFFMSKIPPSAACNQAVELAKKYGHSGTVKFVNGVLRNAVRSPEKAQFPDRNTDPELFLALTYFHPQWLIKRWIKKLGFTDTEKLCIFNNSAPPLCLRTNTLKQTRAELLKILATEEMEVIASTVVPEGIICLKHPNLSSLESLKQGLFQIQDESSMLVAHIVAPTENDIIIDACSAPGGKTTHMATLMNNTGKIIATDIYQHKLDKIKENATKLGLTNIEPTLLDAKLLHTQYQNFADKVLVDAPCSGLGVIRRKPDSRWRKEEELIKELPTLQQEILNSAAKCVKPGGVLVYSTCTTEEEENQTVIYQFLQDNKNFQLEVTGQFLPITKTTQELIQIWPHNDKMDGFFIARMKRNN; this is translated from the coding sequence ATGAATCCAAGGGAAATAGCCCTTAAAATTATTAATGATGTTAATACAAACTCAGCTTATGCTAATATTTCTTTAGATCGTGAAATAAAAAAACATGAGTTAGTGTCAGATCAAGATCGTCGATTTATTACAGAATTGGTATATGGAACCGTTAAAGCCGGTAAAACAATTGATTGGATTTTAGGAAAGTATTTATCGCGTCCACTGAAAAAAGTATCTCCTATTATTCAAGACATTTTGAGAATGGGTATATACCAAATTTTTTTCATGTCTAAAATACCGCCCTCGGCCGCTTGTAATCAAGCAGTAGAATTAGCTAAAAAATATGGTCATTCGGGTACGGTTAAATTTGTTAATGGAGTTTTACGCAATGCTGTAAGATCTCCGGAAAAAGCACAATTCCCGGATAGAAATACCGATCCGGAGTTGTTTTTAGCACTAACTTATTTTCATCCACAATGGCTAATTAAGCGATGGATAAAAAAATTAGGATTTACTGATACTGAAAAGCTTTGTATTTTTAATAATTCTGCTCCACCGTTATGTTTGCGTACTAATACTTTAAAACAAACTAGAGCAGAACTGTTAAAAATACTAGCAACAGAAGAGATGGAAGTTATCGCATCAACAGTAGTACCGGAAGGTATTATTTGCTTAAAACATCCTAACTTATCAAGTTTAGAGTCATTAAAACAAGGCTTATTTCAAATTCAAGATGAAAGTTCAATGTTAGTTGCACATATTGTTGCACCAACAGAAAATGATATTATCATTGATGCTTGTAGTGCTCCTGGTGGGAAAACAACACACATGGCAACACTAATGAACAATACCGGTAAAATTATTGCAACTGATATTTATCAACACAAATTAGATAAAATAAAAGAAAATGCTACTAAGCTAGGATTAACTAATATTGAGCCAACATTACTAGATGCAAAATTATTACATACGCAGTATCAAAATTTTGCCGATAAAGTTTTAGTAGATGCACCTTGTTCAGGACTAGGTGTTATTAGACGTAAACCAGATTCAAGATGGCGCAAGGAGGAAGAGTTAATTAAGGAATTACCAACATTACAACAAGAAATTCTTAATAGCGCCGCTAAGTGTGTAAAACCGGGCGGAGTATTAGTTTATAGTACTTGCACAACGGAAGAAGAAGAAAATCAAACTGTAATTTATCAGTTTTTACAAGATAATAAAAATTTTCAACTTGAAGTAACCGGACAATTTTTACCAATAACAAAAACAACGCAAGAATTAATTCAAATTTGGCCTCATAATGATAAAATGGATGGATTTTTTATTGCAAGAATGAAACGCAATAACTAA
- a CDS encoding DUF116 domain-containing protein: MYKPKKRLFIALILLSLVFIIFCAYAAWKISFSGLYDINEILPFFIAGGLILIFLIVSLGLLGMILAIIGCPTFSFFKRQAWTAINLLFPLAVMLGKLFDINKEKIESSFIEVSNQIIKNRHIKVQPHELLVLTPHCLQLEDCPHKITRDTNNCKECGKCQIGALNILAKELGFNFAVVTGGTLARQIIKKLKPKAVLAIACERDLTSGIQDIYPLPVVGVLNIRPDGPCKNTRIDVKLVKSAIIQFLK; this comes from the coding sequence ATGTATAAACCTAAAAAAAGATTGTTTATTGCTCTTATTTTATTAAGCCTTGTTTTTATCATTTTTTGTGCTTATGCTGCCTGGAAAATAAGCTTTAGCGGTTTGTATGATATTAATGAAATACTACCATTTTTCATAGCCGGAGGACTTATCTTAATTTTTTTAATTGTTTCCTTAGGGTTATTAGGAATGATTTTGGCAATTATTGGCTGTCCAACTTTCTCTTTTTTTAAAAGACAAGCATGGACAGCAATTAATTTATTATTTCCTTTGGCAGTTATGTTGGGAAAACTATTTGATATTAATAAAGAGAAAATTGAGTCTTCCTTTATTGAAGTAAGTAATCAAATAATTAAAAATAGACATATTAAGGTGCAACCGCATGAGCTCTTGGTTCTAACACCGCACTGTTTACAGCTTGAAGATTGTCCGCACAAAATAACAAGAGATACAAATAATTGCAAAGAGTGTGGCAAATGTCAAATTGGGGCTTTGAATATTTTAGCAAAAGAATTGGGCTTTAATTTTGCTGTAGTAACGGGTGGAACGTTAGCTCGACAAATAATAAAAAAATTAAAACCAAAAGCTGTGTTAGCAATAGCCTGTGAACGTGATTTAACTAGTGGAATACAAGATATCTATCCACTACCAGTAGTTGGGGTGTTAAATATAAGACCGGATGGTCCTTGTAAAAATACAAGAATTGATGTAAAACTTGTTAAAAGTGCAATTATTCAATTCTTAAAATGA